The following coding sequences lie in one Cucurbita pepo subsp. pepo cultivar mu-cu-16 chromosome LG13, ASM280686v2, whole genome shotgun sequence genomic window:
- the LOC111808284 gene encoding LOB domain-containing protein 27-like: protein MTIKGGTSQACAACKYQRRRCSKDCALAPYFPADQPKMFQNAHRLFGVCNIMKILRQVHASQKDETMTSIIYESNMRARFPVHGCCGVLWQLHYQIQQVAEELRQVRTRLAMFKDQFIPGMAEGNFGSNDMVYPIYTQQQQQQQLQQYNSGLLVNQATDGNDLLFGNVNSGGIYLDNDDNNGLMLKDLRIQQHYNDNYGINISNVDSMLMQSNLIPTTVQGYPLQQEMEISHDYDEIPFDTIADDRQSYIESKEACDSSAESTFKDVSEASAEYVSRSDLKNAAACFSLTSHIK, encoded by the exons ATGACAATTAAAGGCGGCACAAGCCAAGCCTGCGCTGCATGCAAATACCAACGTCGCCGCTGCTCCAAAGACTGTGCCTTAGCGCCATATTTCCCAGCTGATCAACCAAAGATGTTTCAAAACGCCCATCGCCTCTTCGGCGTCTGCAACATAATGAAAATCCTTAGACAAGTCCACGCGTCTCAGAAAGACGAGACGATGACATCAATTATCTACGAGTCGAACATGCGTGCTAGATTCCCAGTTCATGGTTGTTGCGGCGTCTTATGGCAGCTCCATTATCAAATACAACAAGTAGCTGAAGAACTTCGACAAGTAAGAACTAGACTAGCTATGTTTAAAGATCAATTCATTCCAGGGATGGCCGAAGGGAATTTCGGGAGCAACGACATGGTTTATCCGATTTACACgcaacaacagcaacaacaacaattacAACAATACAATTCGGGATTACTTGTAAATCAAGCAACAGATGggaatgatttattatttggaAATGTGAACAGTGGGGGTATTTATCTAGATAACGATGATAATAATGGATTGATGTTGAAGGACTTGAGAATTCAACAACATTACAATGATAATTATGGGATTAATATTAGTAACGTTGATTCGATGCTGATGCAATCTAATTTGATACCGACAACCGTTCAAGGTTACCCTTTGCAACAAGAGATGGAAATTTCTCATGATTATGACGAAATTCCATTTGACACAATCGCTGATGATCGACAATCATATATTGAATCTAAAGAAGCATGCGATTCTAG TGCGGAATCGACGTTCAAAGATGTGTCGGAAGCATCAGCTGAGTATGTTTCTAGGAGCGATCTCAAGAACGCTGCAGCTTGCTTTAGTTTAACAAGTCATATCAAATAA
- the LOC111808280 gene encoding uncharacterized protein LOC111808280 has translation MNLTKAVTSIVAVQKLNEELLVVVGGGAAGVYGAIRAKTLAPNLNVMVIEKGRPLSKVKISGGGRCNVTNGHFTDAKSLAEHYPRGHKEFRGPFFNVHGPMDTMSWFSNHGVQLKVEDDGRVFPVSNSSASIIDCLMAEAKRTGVSLQTGKVVTSASISSGGKFALKIQKLMNSVEHVEANYLLIASGSSRQGFSLAAQLGHSLVDPVPSLFTFKIEDPQLAELSGVSFPKVRAKLKLENIQRHLPQYTQVGPMLVTHWGLSGPVILRLSAWGARDLFTSDYKGLLIVDFAPDLHLEDVKTILSRHKSQFMKQKVHSSCPSEFGLVKRFWKYLLDREEINDEILWASISNKSLASISSLLKQCIFKVLGKGQFKDEFVTAGGVQLSEISLKTMESKIHSRLFFAGEVLNVDGVTGGFNFQNAWSGGYIAGTSIGKLANGEFLGRDISNLA, from the exons ATGAATTTAACGAAAGCTGTAACCTCCATAGTTGCAGTACAAAAG TTGAATGAAGAACTATTGGTAGTAGTAGGAGGCGGAGCGGCAGGTGTTTATGGAGCTATTAGAGCTAAAACCCTCGCCCCCAATCTCAATGTCATGGTTATTGAGAAAGGGCGGCCCCTTTCCAAG GTCAAAATTTCTGGAGGAGGCCGATGCAATGTGACGAATGGGCATTTTACCGATGCAAAG AGTTTGGCCGAGCATTACCCCAGAGGCCATAAAGAATTTAGGGGTCCTTTTTTCAATGTTCATGGTCCAATGGATACAATGTCCTGGTTTTCCAATCATGGAGTTCAGCTAAAG GTTGAGGATGATGGAAGGGTTTTTCCTGTTAGCAATTCTTCTGCTTCCATAATTGATTGTTTGATGGCTGAAGCAAAACGCACTGGAG TTTCGTTGCAGACTGGAAAGGTCGTTACAAGTGCATCGATTAGTAGTGGTGGGAAGTTCGCTTTGAAGATTCAAAAGCTTATGAATTCTGTTGAACATGTTGAAGCAAACTATTTACTGATTGCTAGTGGGAGTAGTCGGCAG GGTTTTAGTCTCGCTGCTCAGCTTGGACATTCACTTGTAGACCCAGTGCCAAGCCTATTTACTTTCAAGATTGAAGATCCTCAACTGGCAGAGTTGTCTGGG GTTTCATTCCCTAAGGTCAGAGCAAAGCTTAAGTTAGAAAACATACAACGACATCTTCCACAATATACACAG gTTGGGCCTATGCTTGTCACACATTGGGGACTTAGTGGACCAGTAATTCTTCGTTTATCTGCTTGGGGAGCTCGTGACCTATTCACTTCAGATTATAAAG GCCTGCTCATTGTGGATTTTGCTCCTGATTTGCATTTGGAAGATGTCAAAACAATTCTTAGCCGGCACAAATCTCAGTTTATG AAACAAAAAGTGCACAGTTCATGTCCTTCAGAGTTTGGCCTTGTGAAAAGGTTTTGGAAATATTTATTGGATCGAGAG GAAATAAATGATGAGATCTTGTGGGCTTCCATCTCAAACAAATCATTAGCCTCCATTTCTTCTCTGCTGAAGCAATGCATATTTAAGGTCTTGGGGAAG GGTCAATTTAAGGATGAATTCGTCACTGCTGGAGGCGTTCAGCTCTCAGAG ATCTCACTTAAAACAATGGAAAGCAAAATTCATTCTCGCCTGTTCTTCGCCGGGGAG GTGCTAAACGTGGATGGCGTAACAGGTGGTTTCAACTTTCAG AATGCTTGGTCCGGTGGTTACATCGCTGGAACTAGCATTGGTAAACTTGCAAATGGTGAGTTTCTAGGGAGGGATATAAGCAATTTGGCTTAA
- the LOC111808274 gene encoding protein arginine methyltransferase NDUFAF7, mitochondrial, which yields MLRRLLSRALARRLPAGAHYSTTPIFAPTTAFYRQSSFFSSSSSSQIPDSNIVQHLEDEGVLNRPFSSEPSASTISIDRSGLCNPPAHSHEPSSDSELVKHLKGIIKFRGGPITIAEYMEEVLTNPKAGFYINRDVFGAEGDFITSPEVSQMFGEMVGVWAMCLWEQMGRPEKVNLVELGPGRGTLMADLLRGASKLKNFTDSLHVHFVECSPALQKLQHSTLKCRDEDNKADGVEKSSVSSLTGTPVSWHPTLEQVPSGLPTILIAHEFYDALPVHQFQRASRGWSEKMVDLAEDSTFKFVLSPQPTPAALYLMKRCKWSSSEEIANLNQIEICPKAMELTQTIAERISSDGGGALIIDYGVNGVVSDSLQAIRKHKFVDILDNPGSADLSAYVDFPSIRHAAEEVSGDVSVHGPITQSQFLGSLGINFRVEALLENCTDEQAESLRSGYWRLVGDGEAPFWEGPDEEAPIGMGTRYMAMAIVNKKHGVPVPFL from the exons ATGCTAAGACGCCTACTGTCGCGAGCTCTTGCGCGCCGCCTTCCAGCCGGTGCCCACTATTCTACCACACCCATTTTCGCTCCCACGACTGCTTTTTATCGTCAaagttcctttttttcttcttcttcttcgtcacAGATCCCGGACAGTAATATCGTTCAGCACCTGGAGGATGAGGGCGTCCTCAATCGACCCTTCTCTTCTGAACCCTCCGCCTCCACAATTTCCATTGATCGATCTGGATTGTGTAACCCACCTG CGCACTCTCACGAGCCTTCTTCGGACTCTGAGCTTGTCAAGCATCTCAAAGGCATTATCAAG TTTCGTGGAGGACCAATTACAATTGCTGAGTATATGGAAGAGGTTTTGACAAATCCTAAAGCTGGGTTTTATATTAATCGTGATGTTTTTGGGGCAGAAGGTGATTTTATAACATCTCCTGAAGTCAGCCAGATGTTTGGCGAG ATGGTTGGTGTCTGGGCCATGTGTCTTTGGGAGCAAATGGGACGACCGGAGAAGGTGAATTTGGTAGAATTGGGTCCAGGAAGAGGAACTCTGATGGCTGATCTGCTACGT GGTGCTTCCAAACTTAAGAACTTCACCGATTCGTTACACGTACACTTCGTAGAGTGTAGTCCAGCATTACAGAAGCTTCAGCACTCGACCTTGAAATGTAGAGATGAAGATAATAAAGCTGATGGTGTTGAAAAAAGCAGTGTTAGCTCATTAACTGGAACCCCCGTGTCATGGCATCCCACATTGGAGCAGGTCCCCTCAGGAT TGCCAACAATCCTTATTGCTCATGAGTTTTATGATGCCCTGCCTGTACACCAATTTCAG AGAGCTTCTCGTGGCTGGAGTGAAAAAATGGTAGATTTAGCAGAAGATTCAAC GTTTAAATTTGTTCTGTCTCCCCAACCAACACCTGCAGCTCTCTATTTGATGAAACGCTGCAAATGGTCTTCAAGTGAAGAGATCGCTAATCTTAATCAGATTGAGATTTGCCCCAAAGCAATGGAGTTGACCCAAACTATTGCCGAGAGAATAAGTTCTGATGGAGGCGGCGCTCTCATTATTGATTATGGCGTCAATGGTGTTGTTTCAGATAGCCTGCAG GCAATTCGAAAACACAAGTTTGTTGACATCCTCGACAATCCTGGTTCAGCTGATCTTAGTGCATATGTTGATTTTCCTTCAATACGCCATGCTGCCGAGGAAGTTTCAG GAGATGTCAGTGTGCACGGCCCAATAACTCAGTCTCAGTTCTTGGGTTCGCTTGGCATTAACTTTCGAGTTGAGGCACTGCTGGAAAATTGCACAGATGAGCAGGCGGAGTCTCTGAGGAGTGGATACTGGCGTTTAGTAGGTGATGGTGAAGCACCCTTCTGGGAGGGGCCTGATGAAGAGGCACCCATCGGAATGGGCACCCGCTATATGGCCATGGCCATTGTTAACAAGAAGCATGGCGTTCCAGTGCCATTCCTATGA
- the LOC111808275 gene encoding probable serine/threonine-protein kinase PIX7 isoform X1, whose amino-acid sequence MGLAPNDSKVETWIEGKSRIATEKKKKKENEPEEETGCWVKLKFIRSCIPSRSKVDTSLSGSKVDSFISATSTHCDSKSRVDEKRDSLVTTLGLSATTDNAESSSSTPKFSAELKVASRLRKFTFNELKLATRNFRPESLLGEGGFGCVFKGWIEENGTAPAKPGTGLTVAVKTLNHDGLQGHKEWMAEVNFLGDLNHSNLVRLIGCCIEDDQRLLVYEFMPRGSLENHLFRKGPLPLPWSMRMKIALGAAKGLAFLHEEAERPVIYRDFKTSNILLDADYNAKLSDFGLAKDGPEGDKTHVSTRVMGTYGYAAPEYVMTGHLTSKSDVYSFGVVLLEMLTGRRSMDKHRPNGEHNLVEWARPLLGDKRKFYRLIDPRLECHFSIKGAQKAAELAAHCLSRDPKARPVMSEVVETLKPLPNLKDMASSSYYFQTMQADRARANPNAKGVVRTQSMFVARNGQHIRSLSSPNGPQASPYNYPHHSPKPDRKQP is encoded by the exons ATGGGTTTGGCACCAAATGACTCCAAAGTCGAGACATGGATTGAGGGCAAGTCAAGAATAGCTAccgagaagaagaagaagaaggagaatgaaCCGGAGGAGGAGACCGGATGTTGGGTTAAGTTGAAGTTCATACGGAGTTGCATTCCTTCTAGATCAAAGGTTGATACTTCTCTGAGTGGATCAAAGGTCGATAGCTTCATCAGCGCCACCAGCACCCATTGCG ATAGTAAATCTAGAGTTGACGAGAAAAGAGATAGCCTGGTTACTACATTGGGGTTATCAGCAACAACTGATAATGCTGAAAGTAGTTCCTCCACGCCCAAGTTTAGTGCTGAGCTGAAGGTTGCTTCTAGGCTTCGTAAGTTCACTTTCAACGAGCTTAAGTTAGCCACAAGGAATTTTCGACCTGAGAGCCTTCTGGGCGAGGGAGGTTTTGGCTGTGTTTTCAAAGGATGGATTGAGGAGAATGGGACTGCTCCTGCTAAACCTGGAACAGGGCTTACTGTTGCAGTCAAGACTCTTAACCATGATGGTCTACAAGGTCACAAGGAGTGGATG GCTGAAGTTAACTTCCTTGGTGACCTCAACCATTCTAATCTTGTAAGATTGATCGGTTGCTGCATTGAAGATGATCAAAGGTTATTAGTTTATGAGTTCATGCCTCGTGGGAGTTTGGAGAACCACCTCTTCAGAA AAGGGCCCTTGCCACTTCCTTGGTCCATGAGAATGAAAATTGCGCTTGGTGCTGCTAAAGGCCTTGCCTTTCTTCATGAAGAAGCTGAAAGACCAGTGATATAtcgtgattttaaaacgtctaATATTCTATTAGATGCG GATTACAACGCTAAACTCTCAGATTTTGGACTTGCAAAAGATGGTCCTGAGGGTGATAAAACTCATGTTTCAACTCGGGTTATGGGAACATATGGTTATGCAGCTCCAGAATATGTGATGACTG GCCATTTGACATCAAAAAGCGATGTCTATAGCTTTGGAGTTGTCTTGCTTGAAATGCTAACGGGTCGAAGATCGATGGATAAGCATAGACCGAATGGGGAGCACAACCTTGTTGAATGGGCTAGACCCCTGCTTGGAGACAAGAGGAAGTTCTACCGGCTGATAGATCCCCGCCTCGAATGTCACTTTTCGATCAAAGGTGCACAAAAAGCTGCAGAGCTTGCAGCTCACTGCCTTAGTAGAGATCCTAAAGCCAGACCTGTGATGAGTGAAGTTGTTGAAACTTTAAAACCTTTGCCAAACCTCAAGGACATGGCGAGTTCTTCCTATTACTTCCAAACCATGCAAGCTGACCGTGCCAGGGCCAACCCGAATGCTAAAGGTGTTGTCCGCACGCAGTCGATGTTTGTGGCAAGGAATGGGCAACACATTAGAAGCTTATCAAGTCCAAATGGTCCTCAGGCTTCTCCATATAATTATCCTCATCACTCACCAAAACCTGACAGGAAACAACCTTAA
- the LOC111808275 gene encoding probable serine/threonine-protein kinase PIX7 isoform X2: MGLAPNDSKVETWIEGKSRIATEKKKKKENEPEEETGCWVKLKFIRSCIPSRSKVDTSLSGSKVDSFISATSTHCDSKSRVDEKRDSLVTTLGLSATTDNAESSSSTPKFSAELKVASRLRKFTFNELKLATRNFRPESLLGEGGFGCVFKGWIEENGTAPAKPGTGLTVAVKTLNHDGLQGHKEWMAEVNFLGDLNHSNLVRLIGCCIEDDQRLLVYEFMPRGSLENHLFRRPLPLPWSMRMKIALGAAKGLAFLHEEAERPVIYRDFKTSNILLDADYNAKLSDFGLAKDGPEGDKTHVSTRVMGTYGYAAPEYVMTGHLTSKSDVYSFGVVLLEMLTGRRSMDKHRPNGEHNLVEWARPLLGDKRKFYRLIDPRLECHFSIKGAQKAAELAAHCLSRDPKARPVMSEVVETLKPLPNLKDMASSSYYFQTMQADRARANPNAKGVVRTQSMFVARNGQHIRSLSSPNGPQASPYNYPHHSPKPDRKQP; the protein is encoded by the exons ATGGGTTTGGCACCAAATGACTCCAAAGTCGAGACATGGATTGAGGGCAAGTCAAGAATAGCTAccgagaagaagaagaagaaggagaatgaaCCGGAGGAGGAGACCGGATGTTGGGTTAAGTTGAAGTTCATACGGAGTTGCATTCCTTCTAGATCAAAGGTTGATACTTCTCTGAGTGGATCAAAGGTCGATAGCTTCATCAGCGCCACCAGCACCCATTGCG ATAGTAAATCTAGAGTTGACGAGAAAAGAGATAGCCTGGTTACTACATTGGGGTTATCAGCAACAACTGATAATGCTGAAAGTAGTTCCTCCACGCCCAAGTTTAGTGCTGAGCTGAAGGTTGCTTCTAGGCTTCGTAAGTTCACTTTCAACGAGCTTAAGTTAGCCACAAGGAATTTTCGACCTGAGAGCCTTCTGGGCGAGGGAGGTTTTGGCTGTGTTTTCAAAGGATGGATTGAGGAGAATGGGACTGCTCCTGCTAAACCTGGAACAGGGCTTACTGTTGCAGTCAAGACTCTTAACCATGATGGTCTACAAGGTCACAAGGAGTGGATG GCTGAAGTTAACTTCCTTGGTGACCTCAACCATTCTAATCTTGTAAGATTGATCGGTTGCTGCATTGAAGATGATCAAAGGTTATTAGTTTATGAGTTCATGCCTCGTGGGAGTTTGGAGAACCACCTCTTCAGAA GGCCCTTGCCACTTCCTTGGTCCATGAGAATGAAAATTGCGCTTGGTGCTGCTAAAGGCCTTGCCTTTCTTCATGAAGAAGCTGAAAGACCAGTGATATAtcgtgattttaaaacgtctaATATTCTATTAGATGCG GATTACAACGCTAAACTCTCAGATTTTGGACTTGCAAAAGATGGTCCTGAGGGTGATAAAACTCATGTTTCAACTCGGGTTATGGGAACATATGGTTATGCAGCTCCAGAATATGTGATGACTG GCCATTTGACATCAAAAAGCGATGTCTATAGCTTTGGAGTTGTCTTGCTTGAAATGCTAACGGGTCGAAGATCGATGGATAAGCATAGACCGAATGGGGAGCACAACCTTGTTGAATGGGCTAGACCCCTGCTTGGAGACAAGAGGAAGTTCTACCGGCTGATAGATCCCCGCCTCGAATGTCACTTTTCGATCAAAGGTGCACAAAAAGCTGCAGAGCTTGCAGCTCACTGCCTTAGTAGAGATCCTAAAGCCAGACCTGTGATGAGTGAAGTTGTTGAAACTTTAAAACCTTTGCCAAACCTCAAGGACATGGCGAGTTCTTCCTATTACTTCCAAACCATGCAAGCTGACCGTGCCAGGGCCAACCCGAATGCTAAAGGTGTTGTCCGCACGCAGTCGATGTTTGTGGCAAGGAATGGGCAACACATTAGAAGCTTATCAAGTCCAAATGGTCCTCAGGCTTCTCCATATAATTATCCTCATCACTCACCAAAACCTGACAGGAAACAACCTTAA